In Rhodospirillum rubrum ATCC 11170, a genomic segment contains:
- a CDS encoding NAD(P)H-dependent oxidoreductase yields the protein MKILLVFAHPEPRSLNGALRDVAVTELRAQGHEVRVSDLYAMGWKAAIDRDDFPALPPKARLQVAAASGEALAAQALTGDVTAEQDKLLWADLLILQFPLWWYAMPAILKGWVDRVYAYGFAYGVGEHSDRRWGERFGEGRLAGKRAMLIVTTGGWEEHYSARGINGPIDDLLFPITHGILFYPGYAVLPSFVAYRVDRLDGPGFDALAERLRQRLRGLSTTPPIPFRRQNGGEYAIPSLELRPDLGAAGAMGFALHQEDGDHVDKAR from the coding sequence ATGAAGATTTTGCTGGTTTTCGCCCACCCCGAACCGCGCTCGCTCAATGGCGCCTTGCGCGATGTCGCCGTGACCGAGCTTCGCGCCCAAGGTCACGAGGTGCGGGTTTCAGACCTTTACGCGATGGGCTGGAAGGCGGCGATCGACCGCGACGACTTTCCGGCTTTGCCCCCAAAGGCGCGTTTGCAAGTCGCCGCCGCCTCGGGCGAAGCCCTTGCCGCCCAGGCCCTGACCGGGGATGTGACGGCCGAGCAGGACAAGCTGCTGTGGGCCGATCTCCTGATCTTGCAGTTTCCTTTGTGGTGGTATGCGATGCCAGCCATTCTCAAGGGCTGGGTCGACCGTGTCTATGCCTACGGCTTCGCCTATGGCGTTGGCGAGCACAGCGACAGGCGGTGGGGCGAGCGTTTCGGCGAAGGTCGGCTTGCCGGGAAACGCGCCATGCTGATCGTGACCACCGGCGGCTGGGAAGAGCATTATTCGGCGCGCGGGATCAATGGCCCGATCGACGACCTGCTGTTCCCCATCACCCATGGCATCCTTTTTTATCCGGGCTATGCGGTGCTGCCGTCCTTCGTCGCCTATCGGGTCGATCGCCTAGACGGCCCCGGCTTCGACGCCCTGGCCGAGCGCTTGCGCCAACGCCTGCGCGGCCTTTCCACCACGCCCCCCATCCCGTTCCGACGGCAAAACGGCGGCGAGTATGCCATCCCGAGCCTGGAATTGCGCCCGGACCTAGGCGCGGCGGGGGCGATGGGCTTCGCGCTGCATCAAGAAGACGGTGATCATGTTGATAAAGCTCGATAA
- a CDS encoding LysR family transcriptional regulator, with translation MDKSEVTLERLRSFVRVAERGNLSAVARELGLGQSTITRHLRELEEAVGVALLSRTTRRVVLTDEGSRYYADSLQILRLVDQAGEEARAARGAPAGTIRLSCTAALGVLHISGLIFAFQDRYPDIRVDLGLTDERIDLVREGVDIALRLGPLTDSGLKLRPLGLSRRVLVAAPAYLAARGRPAAPGDLAGHDAITMANVAGSDVLELRGPDGQRHRVPVGGRLRVDQGLAAREAFRAGRGFGPTHRWLVDDLVAAGGLEVILPGYTPPAVPLNMLIVPERAAIARVRLLVDFLVERIGQIPGLETS, from the coding sequence ATGGATAAATCAGAGGTCACGCTTGAACGCCTGCGCAGCTTCGTGCGCGTCGCCGAACGGGGCAATCTGTCGGCGGTCGCCCGCGAATTGGGGCTTGGGCAATCGACCATCACCCGCCACTTGCGCGAGTTGGAAGAGGCCGTCGGCGTGGCGTTGCTCAGCCGCACCACGCGCAGGGTCGTCCTGACCGACGAGGGAAGCCGTTATTATGCCGACAGCCTGCAGATCCTGCGCCTAGTCGATCAGGCGGGCGAAGAAGCCCGCGCGGCGCGGGGCGCCCCGGCGGGAACGATCCGCCTGTCCTGCACGGCGGCCTTGGGTGTTCTTCATATCAGCGGGCTGATCTTCGCCTTTCAGGATCGCTACCCGGATATCCGCGTCGATCTTGGCCTGACCGACGAGCGCATCGATCTTGTGCGCGAGGGCGTCGATATCGCCCTGCGCCTTGGGCCGCTGACCGACAGCGGGCTGAAGCTTCGCCCCCTTGGTCTCAGCCGCCGCGTGCTTGTCGCCGCGCCCGCCTATCTGGCGGCGCGCGGCCGACCGGCCGCCCCCGGGGACCTCGCCGGCCATGACGCCATCACCATGGCGAATGTGGCGGGAAGCGATGTTCTAGAGCTGCGTGGGCCCGATGGTCAGCGCCACCGCGTGCCGGTTGGCGGGCGGTTGCGCGTCGATCAGGGGCTTGCGGCCCGCGAGGCCTTTCGCGCCGGTCGCGGCTTTGGCCCCACCCACCGCTGGCTGGTGGACGATCTGGTGGCGGCGGGCGGGCTCGAAGTTATCTTGCCCGGTTACACGCCGCCCGCCGTGCCCTTGAACATGCTGATCGTTCCCGAGCGGGCGGCGATCGCCCGCGTTCGCTTGCTGGTTGATTTCCTGGTCGAAAGGATCGGCCAGATCCCTGGACTGGAGACAAGCTAA
- a CDS encoding YeeE/YedE family protein encodes MSTRTALLRLALGLLAGGLFGFGLALSGMIDPARVLGFLTLGSGAWDPSLMFVLGGAVGVATLGVGVGRRLSRPAFDDHFALPPTTGITRRLLLGAALFGIGWGLAGFCPGPAIAGLSLGLAPVAIFVGAMAIGMIVHDRFFARR; translated from the coding sequence ATGAGCACCAGAACCGCTTTGCTCCGTCTGGCGCTTGGCCTGCTGGCCGGCGGCCTGTTCGGCTTCGGCCTGGCGCTTTCGGGCATGATCGATCCGGCCCGGGTTCTCGGCTTCCTCACCCTGGGAAGCGGCGCCTGGGACCCCAGCTTGATGTTCGTTCTGGGCGGCGCGGTCGGCGTGGCGACCTTGGGCGTGGGGGTAGGGCGGCGCCTGAGCCGTCCGGCCTTTGACGATCACTTCGCCCTGCCGCCGACAACCGGCATAACCCGCCGGCTGCTGCTTGGCGCGGCGCTGTTTGGCATCGGCTGGGGGCTGGCCGGTTTCTGCCCCGGTCCGGCGATCGCCGGGCTGAGCCTGGGTTTGGCGCCCGTCGCCATTTTCGTCGGGGCGATGGCGATTGGCATGATCGTTCACGACCGCTTTTTCGCCCGGCGATAA
- a CDS encoding YeeE/YedE family protein, producing the protein MSVFWPPLLGGMLLGLSAALLLIGNGKVAGISGMAGRLLQGQSRVESAVFLIGLLLGPALYALIVGAWPAVTIVASWPVIVIAGLLVGFGTRMGSGCTSGHGIVGLARLSRRSLAATATFLVCGVLTASLMGILR; encoded by the coding sequence ATGAGCGTTTTTTGGCCCCCTTTGCTGGGGGGGATGCTGCTTGGCTTGTCGGCGGCGCTGCTGCTGATCGGCAATGGCAAGGTCGCCGGAATCAGCGGCATGGCCGGACGGCTGCTGCAGGGCCAGAGCCGGGTCGAAAGCGCGGTTTTCCTGATCGGTCTGCTGCTTGGACCGGCGCTTTACGCCCTGATCGTCGGGGCTTGGCCGGCGGTGACGATCGTCGCCTCCTGGCCGGTCATCGTCATCGCCGGCCTTTTGGTGGGCTTTGGCACGCGGATGGGCTCGGGCTGCACCTCGGGCCACGGGATTGTCGGTCTGGCCCGCCTGTCGCGGCGCTCCCTGGCCGCCACCGCGACCTTCCTGGTCTGCGGCGTTTTGACCGCCTCGCTGATGGGGATCTTGCGATGA
- the bigR gene encoding sulfite-sensing transcriptional repressor BigR — protein MPAVVNDNARVDDPDADPARMARAEMERRAAEVAGLLKTLSHPLRLMLVCALVEGEYGVGALEERLGIGQPALSQHLGVLRAAGLVETRREAKQVFYRLTDAKAARLVEALYTIFCVEEGTP, from the coding sequence ATGCCAGCCGTTGTGAACGATAACGCCCGGGTCGATGACCCCGATGCCGATCCGGCGCGCATGGCGCGCGCCGAGATGGAGAGGCGAGCCGCCGAGGTGGCGGGCCTGCTTAAAACCCTGTCCCACCCCTTGCGCCTGATGCTGGTCTGCGCCCTGGTCGAGGGGGAATATGGCGTGGGCGCCCTGGAAGAGCGGCTCGGCATCGGCCAGCCGGCCCTGTCCCAGCATCTGGGCGTGTTGCGGGCGGCGGGCCTCGTCGAGACGCGGCGCGAGGCCAAGCAGGTCTTCTATCGCCTGACCGACGCCAAGGCGGCACGGCTTGTCGAAGCCCTTTACACGATCTTCTGCGTCGAGGAGGGAACGCCATGA
- the metE gene encoding 5-methyltetrahydropteroyltriglutamate--homocysteine S-methyltransferase has product MSLLSLPISTLGVPRIGPRRELKTALEAYWSGQSDAKALLETAAALRVANWARQHAQGVSVIPSNDFSLYDHVLDTSVMVGAIPRAYGWTGGPVPLDTYFAMARGSQGAACAHGAAEDTHGVPALEMTKWFDTNYHYMVPEFTKDQTFTLASRKPVEEFNEAKALGYKTRPVLLGPVTFLKLGKSKDLSLNPLSLLDSLLPVYGDILRQLHEAGAEWVQIDEPCLVLDLDEPTREALRQTYCRFADALPGLKIMLTSYFGGLGDNLETALTLPVAGLHLDLVRAPDQLDAVIAKAPRRLVLSLGVINGRNVWRAPLSGIVTWLEPVLARIGAERIELAPSCSLLHVPIDLELETDLAPDLKDWLAFSVQKMAELAVLGQALARGRACVSDQLAASDLAAKRRATSTSVHDKAVAARLAAITPESAKRSHAFAQRAPAQRAALGLPPFPTTTIGSFPQTAAVRQARSAHAKGTLSDADYEAFLRQETEAAIRWQEDIGLDVLVHGEFERNDMVQYFGERLAGFAFTRHGWVQSYGSRYVRPPILFGDVSRPQPMTVSWWRYAQSLTAKPVKGMVTGPVTILTWSFVRDDVPRAVACRQIALAIGDEVRDLEAAGAQMIQIDEAALREGLPLRKAEWGAYLDWAIGCFRLCASGLADVTQIHTHMCYSEFNDIIAAIGAMDADVISIETSRSKMELLDAFRLYKYPNEIGPGVYDIHSPRVPEVGEMVDLLRLARQRLADDQIWVNPDCGLKTRHWDEVRPALVNMVAAARALRAVLLTGEDQ; this is encoded by the coding sequence GTGTCTCTTCTCTCTTTGCCTATCAGCACTTTAGGGGTGCCGCGGATCGGTCCGCGTCGCGAACTCAAAACCGCGCTCGAAGCCTATTGGTCGGGTCAATCCGACGCCAAGGCGCTTCTGGAAACCGCGGCCGCCTTGCGCGTGGCCAATTGGGCCCGCCAGCACGCCCAGGGCGTCAGCGTCATTCCCTCGAATGATTTCTCGCTTTATGACCATGTGCTTGATACCAGCGTCATGGTCGGCGCCATTCCCCGAGCCTATGGCTGGACGGGCGGACCCGTGCCGCTTGATACCTATTTCGCCATGGCGCGGGGCAGCCAGGGCGCGGCCTGCGCCCATGGCGCGGCGGAAGACACCCACGGCGTTCCGGCCCTTGAAATGACCAAGTGGTTTGACACGAATTACCACTATATGGTTCCGGAATTCACCAAAGACCAAACCTTCACCCTGGCCTCGCGCAAGCCAGTCGAAGAATTCAACGAAGCCAAGGCCCTTGGCTATAAAACCCGTCCGGTTCTTCTCGGGCCGGTCACCTTCCTAAAGCTTGGAAAAAGCAAGGACCTCTCCCTTAATCCGCTTTCCTTGCTGGACAGCCTGCTTCCCGTATATGGTGACATTCTGCGCCAGCTTCACGAAGCGGGCGCTGAGTGGGTGCAGATCGACGAGCCCTGCCTTGTCCTTGATCTCGACGAGCCGACGCGCGAGGCGCTGCGCCAAACTTATTGCCGCTTCGCCGATGCCCTGCCGGGCCTGAAGATCATGCTGACCTCCTATTTCGGCGGGCTGGGCGATAATCTCGAGACCGCCCTGACCCTGCCGGTCGCCGGCCTTCATCTCGACCTTGTCCGCGCCCCCGACCAACTCGACGCCGTGATCGCCAAGGCGCCGCGCCGGCTGGTCTTGTCCCTTGGCGTCATCAACGGCCGTAACGTTTGGCGGGCGCCCTTGTCGGGGATCGTGACGTGGCTGGAACCGGTGCTGGCCCGCATCGGCGCCGAGCGGATCGAACTGGCGCCGTCGTGCTCCTTGCTGCATGTGCCGATCGATCTCGAACTGGAAACCGATCTCGCCCCCGACCTGAAGGACTGGCTGGCCTTTTCGGTGCAGAAAATGGCCGAACTGGCCGTGCTCGGCCAGGCCTTGGCGCGGGGCCGGGCCTGTGTGAGCGACCAGCTCGCGGCCTCCGATCTTGCCGCCAAGCGCCGCGCCACATCGACCAGCGTCCATGACAAGGCGGTTGCCGCCCGCCTTGCGGCGATCACCCCCGAGAGCGCCAAGCGCTCCCACGCCTTTGCCCAGCGCGCGCCGGCGCAACGCGCTGCCCTTGGCCTGCCGCCCTTCCCGACGACGACGATCGGCTCCTTTCCCCAAACCGCCGCGGTGCGCCAAGCCCGTTCGGCCCATGCCAAGGGCACGCTCAGCGACGCCGATTACGAGGCCTTCCTGCGCCAAGAGACCGAGGCGGCCATTCGCTGGCAGGAGGACATCGGGCTCGATGTGCTGGTCCACGGCGAATTCGAACGCAACGACATGGTGCAGTATTTTGGCGAACGGCTTGCGGGCTTCGCCTTCACCCGCCACGGCTGGGTGCAAAGCTATGGCTCGCGCTATGTGCGCCCGCCGATTTTGTTTGGCGATGTGTCGCGGCCCCAGCCGATGACGGTGTCATGGTGGCGTTACGCCCAATCGCTCACCGCCAAGCCGGTCAAGGGCATGGTGACCGGCCCGGTGACCATCCTCACCTGGTCCTTCGTGCGTGATGATGTGCCGCGCGCCGTGGCCTGCCGCCAGATCGCCCTGGCCATCGGCGACGAGGTACGCGATCTGGAAGCCGCCGGCGCCCAGATGATCCAGATCGACGAAGCGGCGCTGCGCGAAGGATTGCCGCTGCGCAAGGCCGAATGGGGGGCGTATCTTGACTGGGCCATCGGTTGCTTCCGGCTTTGCGCCTCGGGCCTTGCCGATGTGACCCAGATCCACACCCATATGTGCTATTCCGAATTCAACGACATCATCGCCGCCATCGGCGCGATGGACGCCGATGTCATTTCCATCGAGACCTCGCGCTCGAAGATGGAGCTGCTCGACGCCTTTCGCCTCTATAAATACCCCAATGAGATCGGTCCGGGCGTTTACGACATCCACTCGCCCCGCGTGCCCGAGGTTGGGGAAATGGTTGATTTGCTCAGGCTCGCCCGCCAGCGCCTCGCCGATGATCAGATCTGGGTCAATCCCGATTGCGGGCTGAAGACCCGCCACTGGGACGAGGTGCGGCCGGCGCTGGTCAATATGGTGGCGGCGGCCCGCGCCCTGCGGGCGGTGCTGCTGACGGGAGAGGATCAATGA
- a CDS encoding acyl-CoA thioesterase — MTDRSAGTAAATRLVDIVFPEHTNHHGTLFGGIGLAHMDKVAFIAASRHAHVEFVTASCEQVDFAAPTHLGEIVELVGSVTRVGRRSLGVEVELIAEVPLSGERRHCGRGLFTLVALGEGLEARGGALPPLRPGAEAAVPPPPTDDALRMVEMVFPEHTSHYGSLYGGNALAAMGKAAFIAATRHCRKTIVMASSRRVDFKSQIHKGEIVELIPRVTGVGRTSLTVEVELWAEDLLSGDRRLCGLGHFIMVAVDALHRPTVAA, encoded by the coding sequence ATGACCGACCGATCCGCGGGGACGGCGGCCGCGACCCGGCTGGTCGATATCGTCTTCCCCGAGCACACCAACCACCATGGCACGCTGTTTGGCGGCATCGGCCTTGCCCATATGGACAAGGTCGCCTTCATCGCCGCCTCGCGCCATGCCCATGTCGAATTCGTCACCGCGTCGTGCGAGCAGGTCGATTTCGCCGCCCCCACCCATCTCGGCGAGATCGTCGAACTGGTCGGATCGGTCACCCGCGTCGGCCGGCGATCCTTGGGCGTCGAGGTCGAATTGATCGCCGAGGTGCCGCTTTCGGGCGAACGCCGACACTGCGGCCGGGGGCTCTTCACCCTGGTCGCGCTCGGCGAGGGACTGGAGGCCCGGGGTGGCGCCTTGCCACCGCTGCGCCCCGGGGCCGAAGCCGCCGTGCCGCCGCCACCGACCGACGACGCCCTGCGCATGGTCGAGATGGTCTTTCCCGAACACACTAGCCACTACGGCAGTCTTTATGGCGGCAATGCCCTGGCCGCCATGGGCAAGGCGGCCTTCATCGCCGCCACCCGCCATTGCCGCAAAACCATCGTCATGGCCTCGTCGCGTCGGGTCGATTTCAAAAGCCAGATCCACAAGGGCGAAATCGTCGAACTGATCCCCCGCGTCACCGGGGTCGGGCGGACCTCGCTGACCGTCGAGGTCGAACTGTGGGCCGAAGACCTGCTCTCGGGCGACCGCCGTCTGTGCGGATTGGGCCATTTCATCATGGTCGCGGTGGACGCCCTCCACCGCCCCACCGTCGCCGCCTGA
- a CDS encoding sel1 repeat family protein yields the protein MDVESKNESFSKKIILIKKKDIPKEKVYLKYLMSFFTMLVAIMTAILTLFEFADRISDKCHNYEWCKNNIYPFFNEISKKGEDSIETIEIVEDTQKENSINECDLLAGADHDKDRPKGYPFVPIKKIKWKESIKFCESAFFNEKKPRFAFLAGRSYHAASQYEKALDWYIIGARKGYAAAQDNLGYILAGHATKYYFCPDQAEYWLENAKKNGDPDAEGHLLFLHKAFSNSRWATTDPLICGKYSQ from the coding sequence TTGGATGTAGAATCAAAAAATGAAAGCTTTTCAAAAAAAATCATTCTGATTAAAAAAAAAGATATTCCTAAAGAGAAAGTTTATTTAAAATATTTAATGAGTTTCTTTACAATGTTAGTTGCTATTATGACAGCCATTTTGACTTTGTTTGAATTTGCTGATCGGATATCGGATAAATGCCATAATTACGAATGGTGCAAAAATAATATATATCCATTTTTTAATGAAATATCTAAAAAAGGAGAGGATTCAATTGAAACAATCGAAATAGTTGAAGATACACAAAAAGAAAACAGTATAAATGAATGTGATTTGCTTGCTGGGGCAGATCATGATAAAGATAGACCAAAGGGCTATCCTTTTGTCCCTATTAAAAAGATAAAATGGAAAGAGTCTATAAAGTTTTGTGAAAGTGCATTTTTTAATGAAAAAAAGCCGCGATTTGCTTTTCTCGCGGGAAGAAGTTATCATGCTGCATCGCAATATGAAAAAGCACTTGACTGGTATATCATTGGGGCGAGAAAAGGATACGCTGCGGCCCAAGACAATCTTGGCTATATTCTAGCAGGTCACGCTACTAAATATTATTTTTGTCCGGATCAAGCAGAGTATTGGTTAGAAAATGCCAAAAAAAATGGAGATCCTGATGCGGAAGGGCATCTTCTTTTTCTACATAAAGCATTTTCAAACTCGCGTTGGGCGACGACAGACCCACTTATCTGTGGCAAATATTCGCAATAG
- a CDS encoding carboxymuconolactone decarboxylase family protein, which translates to MAVSKAFERFFAEAPGHAKAWMAAVQGLDQASGLDKKTEELAYLGVLAAARLPSGIAFHVQSAKAAGATREEIIGAVLIGLPAVGAGVIEALPIALDAYDQSGQ; encoded by the coding sequence ATGGCGGTTTCAAAGGCTTTCGAGAGGTTTTTCGCCGAGGCGCCCGGCCATGCCAAGGCCTGGATGGCGGCGGTTCAGGGGCTTGATCAGGCGAGCGGGCTTGATAAGAAGACCGAGGAACTGGCCTATCTTGGCGTTCTGGCGGCGGCGCGCCTGCCCTCGGGCATCGCTTTTCATGTCCAATCGGCCAAGGCGGCCGGGGCGACCCGGGAAGAGATCATCGGCGCCGTGCTGATCGGCCTGCCCGCCGTTGGCGCCGGCGTGATCGAAGCCCTGCCGATCGCTTTGGACGCCTATGACCAGAGCGGACAATGA
- a CDS encoding cysteine hydrolase family protein, with translation MTTALLIIDVQCAILAGLAPPERQPVIDLALDDTVWRLQALGRKAHAGGVPVVLVQHDGAAGHRLAVGSPGWALRPEIAARGGDIVVRKRSCDAFFQTDLQDRLATLGIDHLVIGGCMTQFCVDTTVRRAVSLGYDVSLIADGHTTADQGDLGFAQIIAHHNTTLDGFDAGARSTRVLPAAALFL, from the coding sequence ATGACCACCGCCCTGCTGATCATCGACGTGCAATGTGCGATCCTCGCCGGCCTCGCCCCGCCCGAGCGCCAGCCGGTGATCGACCTGGCCCTGGACGACACCGTCTGGCGCCTTCAGGCGCTCGGCCGCAAGGCCCATGCCGGCGGGGTGCCCGTTGTCCTGGTTCAGCACGATGGCGCGGCCGGACACCGTCTGGCGGTCGGATCGCCGGGTTGGGCCCTGCGCCCGGAGATCGCGGCGCGGGGCGGCGATATCGTGGTTCGCAAGCGCAGCTGTGACGCGTTTTTCCAGACCGATCTCCAAGATCGCCTAGCCACCCTGGGGATCGACCATCTGGTGATCGGCGGCTGCATGACGCAGTTTTGCGTCGATACCACCGTGCGCCGCGCCGTATCGCTTGGCTATGATGTCAGCTTGATCGCCGATGGTCATACGACGGCGGACCAGGGCGATCTCGGCTTTGCCCAGATCATCGCCCACCATAACACGACCCTTGATGGCTTCGATGCCGGAGCCCGCTCCACCCGGGTTTTGCCGGCGGCGGCCCTTTTCCTCTGA
- a CDS encoding DUF1345 domain-containing protein, which translates to MAISRIFYARVRLVVSAAAGGLALALMPPSWSLTGRLLAAWDTAAFLFLGLAWAMMAGSSLESMQSRARQDEGAYVFLGLTVIGAVASLGAIAAELAGIHAQGQGAPGLRLALVGATILGSWFFLHTVFAIHYAHDFYKTKSGLVFPGETRPDYWDFMYFSFTIGTAAQTSDVTVNSRLLRRLVLSHSILSFLFNTTILALVINVGAGFL; encoded by the coding sequence ATGGCGATCTCACGGATTTTCTATGCGCGGGTGCGGCTGGTGGTCTCGGCGGCGGCCGGTGGGCTGGCCTTGGCGCTGATGCCGCCATCCTGGTCGTTGACCGGGCGGCTGCTTGCCGCCTGGGATACGGCGGCTTTTCTTTTCCTTGGGCTGGCCTGGGCGATGATGGCCGGCTCGAGTCTGGAGAGCATGCAATCGCGGGCCCGCCAGGATGAAGGGGCCTATGTGTTCTTGGGCCTCACCGTGATCGGCGCCGTCGCCAGTCTTGGGGCGATCGCGGCGGAACTCGCCGGCATCCATGCCCAGGGACAAGGGGCTCCGGGCTTGCGCCTCGCCCTGGTCGGCGCGACCATCCTTGGCTCGTGGTTCTTCCTGCACACGGTCTTTGCCATCCATTACGCCCATGATTTCTATAAAACAAAATCCGGCCTGGTCTTCCCGGGGGAGACCAGACCGGATTACTGGGACTTCATGTATTTTTCTTTTACCATCGGCACCGCGGCGCAGACGTCCGATGTGACGGTCAATTCCCGCCTTCTGCGCCGCCTTGTCCTATCCCATTCGATCTTATCATTTTTGTTTAATACGACGATTCTCGCCCTGGTCATCAACGTCGGAGCCGGATTTCTGTAA
- a CDS encoding esterase-like activity of phytase family protein, translating to MLRGGEREVVHKVLMHAGAATLALGAALPALAQEKFPAELAGQAMLPAMTLVQPPADAPAALAVSGKFTLPGQRIDAVGTVAGTSFLSDKTAPRPTGLSLPFAGQPVQGFSGIETLKDGTFRVITDNGFGAKANSADAMLMVHTLRPDWASGVLSRLSTTFLADPDRKLPFVIVNEGTETRYLTGADLDIESVQQIGEDLWFGEEFGPYLLRTDRAGKVTGFFQTEVDGKVVHSPDHLAVATPAVPGKVSFEIRRSRGFEGMAASPDGRFLYPLLEGPLWIDATQTWETKDGKEVLRILEFDVQKQAWSGRSWKYALEANGNNIGDFNMIDGETGLIIERDNGEGEAAQACPAEPKPECFNIPARFKRVYKIDLSQADGEGVVKKIGYIDLLDIDDPKGLAHQGGHDGKLTFPFVTIENVDIVDADHIIVGNDNNLPYSTGRAIGRNDDNEMILLKVSDFLKAR from the coding sequence ATGCTTCGAGGGGGAGAGCGCGAGGTGGTTCACAAGGTTCTTATGCACGCCGGGGCCGCTACCCTGGCCTTGGGGGCGGCCTTGCCGGCCCTGGCCCAGGAAAAATTCCCCGCCGAATTGGCCGGTCAGGCCATGCTGCCGGCGATGACCCTGGTTCAGCCGCCGGCCGACGCCCCGGCCGCCCTTGCGGTCTCGGGCAAATTCACCCTGCCCGGGCAAAGGATCGACGCGGTGGGAACGGTCGCCGGCACCTCGTTCCTGTCGGATAAGACGGCGCCGCGGCCGACCGGCTTGTCGCTGCCCTTCGCCGGGCAGCCGGTTCAGGGGTTCTCCGGCATCGAAACCCTCAAGGATGGCACCTTCCGGGTGATTACCGATAACGGCTTCGGCGCCAAGGCCAATTCCGCCGACGCCATGCTGATGGTCCACACCCTGCGCCCCGATTGGGCGAGCGGCGTTCTCAGCCGGCTTTCGACGACCTTCCTCGCCGATCCCGACCGCAAGCTGCCCTTCGTCATCGTCAATGAAGGGACCGAAACGCGCTATCTGACCGGTGCCGATCTCGATATCGAATCCGTCCAGCAGATCGGCGAGGATTTGTGGTTCGGCGAGGAATTCGGCCCCTATCTGCTGCGCACCGATCGAGCGGGCAAGGTGACGGGCTTCTTCCAGACCGAGGTTGACGGCAAGGTCGTTCATTCGCCCGACCATCTGGCGGTGGCGACCCCGGCGGTTCCGGGCAAGGTGAGCTTCGAGATCCGCCGCTCGCGCGGTTTCGAAGGCATGGCCGCCTCGCCCGATGGCCGCTTCCTTTATCCGCTGCTTGAAGGGCCGTTGTGGATCGACGCCACCCAGACCTGGGAAACCAAGGACGGCAAGGAAGTCCTGCGCATCTTGGAATTCGATGTGCAAAAGCAGGCCTGGAGCGGGCGCAGCTGGAAATACGCCCTGGAGGCCAACGGCAATAACATCGGCGATTTCAATATGATCGACGGCGAAACCGGCCTGATCATCGAACGCGACAACGGCGAGGGCGAGGCCGCCCAGGCCTGTCCGGCCGAGCCTAAGCCCGAGTGCTTCAACATCCCGGCCCGTTTCAAGCGCGTCTATAAGATCGATTTGTCGCAAGCCGATGGCGAAGGCGTCGTCAAGAAGATCGGCTATATCGATCTGCTCGATATCGACGATCCCAAGGGCCTCGCCCACCAGGGCGGCCACGATGGCAAGCTGACCTTCCCCTTCGTCACCATCGAGAACGTCGACATCGTCGATGCCGATCACATCATCGTCGGCAATGACAACAATCTTCCCTATTCGACGGGGCGGGCCATCGGCCGCAACGACGATAACGAGATGATCTTGCTGAAAGTCAGCGACTTCCTCAAAGCCAGATAA
- a CDS encoding type 1 glutamine amidotransferase domain-containing protein, which translates to MKILMVLTSHDQLGDSEHKTGFWLEEVAAPYYAFLDAGAEVTLASPKGGQPPLDPRSDDAGAQTASTARFKADVAATAALAHTQLLAEVSAQDYDGVFYPGGHGPLWDLAEDPTSIALIEAFVAADKPVAAVCHGPAALRHVKVGGTVPLVEGKRVTGFSNSEEDQVGLAKVVPFLIEDEFKRLGGHYEKADDWQSFVLTDGLLVTGQNPASSEESARALLSLLA; encoded by the coding sequence ATGAAGATCCTGATGGTACTGACGTCCCACGATCAATTGGGCGACAGCGAGCATAAGACCGGCTTCTGGCTTGAAGAAGTCGCCGCGCCTTATTACGCCTTCCTTGATGCCGGGGCCGAAGTCACCTTGGCCTCGCCCAAAGGGGGGCAGCCGCCGCTTGATCCGCGCAGCGATGACGCCGGTGCCCAGACCGCCAGCACCGCCCGCTTCAAGGCCGATGTCGCCGCCACCGCCGCCCTGGCCCATACCCAGCTTCTGGCCGAGGTCTCGGCGCAGGACTACGACGGCGTGTTTTATCCCGGCGGGCACGGCCCCTTATGGGATCTGGCCGAGGATCCGACCTCGATCGCCCTGATCGAAGCCTTCGTCGCCGCCGACAAGCCGGTGGCGGCGGTCTGCCACGGTCCGGCCGCCCTGCGCCACGTCAAGGTCGGGGGAACCGTGCCTTTGGTCGAAGGCAAGCGGGTGACCGGCTTTTCCAACAGCGAGGAGGATCAGGTCGGGCTGGCCAAGGTGGTGCCCTTCCTGATCGAAGACGAGTTCAAACGCCTGGGCGGCCATTATGAAAAGGCCGACGACTGGCAAAGCTTCGTCCTGACCGACGGCCTGCTGGTCACCGGGCAGAACCCCGCCTCGTCGGAGGAGTCCGCCCGGGCCTTGTTGTCCCTGCTGGCTTAG